One window from the genome of Deltaproteobacteria bacterium encodes:
- a CDS encoding adenylyltransferase/cytidyltransferase family protein, with protein MIKEQFPKHKGDYAVFGGTFDPIHQGHVAVIRKLLENYDLVILAITSKNPWKSLVPAPMSHRVKMIELVLAAEKLPVFHDNSRRGIWVCTRDYVYVEDLVKKLRKHLPGKIHWAVGQKDAEDVKKWRNIDALSLDIICIETGIPVDSTQVRLSKHSSYPSVESYIREHCLYDNPQN; from the coding sequence ATGATTAAGGAACAGTTTCCAAAACATAAAGGCGATTACGCAGTTTTTGGTGGCACTTTCGACCCCATCCACCAAGGTCATGTGGCGGTTATTAGAAAACTCCTAGAAAACTACGACCTCGTAATCCTTGCGATTACTTCTAAAAACCCCTGGAAATCCTTAGTGCCGGCTCCTATGTCTCACAGGGTTAAGATGATAGAGCTAGTTTTAGCCGCAGAGAAATTGCCAGTCTTTCACGACAATAGTCGACGAGGCATTTGGGTATGCACGAGAGATTACGTTTATGTTGAGGATTTAGTGAAGAAACTGCGAAAGCATTTACCTGGAAAAATTCATTGGGCTGTCGGTCAAAAGGATGCTGAGGATGTAAAAAAGTGGCGAAACATCGATGCGCTATCGCTTGACATAATCTGCATAGAAACAGGCATACCCGTAGACTCGACCCAAGTGCGCCTCAGCAAACACAGCTCATATCCCTCTGTTGAGTCTTACATAAGGGAACACTGTCTTTATGACAACCCGCAAAACTAA